The Candidatus Sericytochromatia bacterium genome includes the window ACTGACCCCCCTGCGATCGAGAGGAATCTCCCATGTCACGTGTTTGCAGCATTTCCGGTAAGCGGCGCAACACCGCCCACAACGTCAGCCATTCCCAGGTCAAGACCAAGCGGGTGCAGCAGGTGAACCTGCAGACCAAGCGCTTCTGGTTCGCCGAGGAGGGCCGCTGGGTGCGCCTGAGGGTATCGACCAAGGTCATGAAGACGATCTCGCGCCACGGCTTGGCGGCCACGCTGAAGCGTTACGGAGCCGAACTGTCGTGAGCGCGCCGGCTTCTTTGCTCCCCGTCACCGTCCTGTCCGGTTTCCTGGGGGCCGGCAAGACGACGCTGCTGAAGCACTTGCTGGAGAATCGCCAGGGGCGTCGCATCGCGGTGATCGTCAACGACATGAGTGAGATCAACATCGACGCGGCCCTGATCGCGCGGGAGGTCTCGCTGGACCGGGTCGATGAGAAACTCGTCGAGCTGACCAACGGGTGCATCTGTTGCACCCTGCGCGAGGATCTGCTGCGCGAGGTGCGCCGCCTGGCCGAG containing:
- the rpmB gene encoding 50S ribosomal protein L28 yields the protein MSRVCSISGKRRNTAHNVSHSQVKTKRVQQVNLQTKRFWFAEEGRWVRLRVSTKVMKTISRHGLAATLKRYGAELS